A stretch of Primulina tabacum isolate GXHZ01 chromosome 13, ASM2559414v2, whole genome shotgun sequence DNA encodes these proteins:
- the LOC142521869 gene encoding uncharacterized protein LOC142521869 yields the protein MLARPPRNNRNPRGVNQNKNENPPSPPRVNLSREYMMAMTTIVAATLQGIVNPIANAIQPPPEPQPRGMKYHYESLRRNQVPNFDGNPDSKVSHNWLKNLETQLHLLKIHEELKVEVVTPFLGKRARKGWETISSSLAEVDQISWQIFRNEFSKQYYPAEFRLQKLSEFESFKQISDMTMMEYTSRFNDLGTCVPTIMLDETLKMHHFRKGLNSRIQSALAVFKPKNYADLLGAAMSAETDIRRQEEENKNKRPFIGQSAQGDPKFKRPNHSSGPSKGTFSSDGNKEGKWCATCLQNHIWECYRKTGACFKCGKVGHRIKDCHENKDKGTGPNKPNENKANARVYAITLEEAHNANDVVAGMVLLNKMPANALFDCGATHSFVSKRFAKKLKLEHETLSELLRVATPASKTIETQKVYRNCKIRIGKQNFEAELIQLKMNEFDINLGMK from the coding sequence ATGTTGGCCAGACCACCCAGAAACAACCGTAACCCACGCGGAGTCAATCAAAACAAAAACGAAAATCCACCATCACCACCGAGGGTGAATCTTAGTCGAGAATACATGATGGCAATGACTACTATAGTAGCCGCCACACTGCAAGGAATTGTGAACCCAATTGCCAACGCCATCCAGCCACCGCCAGAACCACAACCTCGTGGCATGAAGTATCACTATGAATCCCTCCGAAGGAATCAAGTCCCAAACTTTGATGGGAATCCTGATTCAAAAGTCAGTCATAACTGGCTTAAGAATCTTGAAACCCAACTTCATTTGTTGAAAATACATGAGGAGCTTAAAGTGGAGGTGGTGACACCGTTTTTGGGAAAACGGGCACGCAAGGGGTGGGAGACCATATCATCATCATTGGCTGAGGTTGACCAGATCTCATGGCAAATCTTCCGAaatgaattttcaaagcaaTATTACCCAGCAGAATTTCGTCTGCAAAAGTTGAGCGAGTTTGAAAGTTTCAAACAAATATCAGACATGACAATGATGGAATACACATCAAGGTTCAATGATCTGGGAACCTGTGTTCCAACCATCATGTTAGATGAGACATTAAAAATGCACCATTTCAGGAAAGGGCTGAACAGCCGAATTCAATCTGCTTTGGCCGTATTCAAACCAAAAAATTATGCCGATTTATTGGGCGCAGCTATGAGCGCAGAAACAGACATCAGGCGCCAGgaagaagaaaacaagaacaagaggCCCTTCATCGGTCAGTCTGCTCAAGGAGATCCCAAATTCAAGAGGCCAAACCATTCAAGCGGCCCCTCAAAAGGAACCTTTAGCAGTGATGGCAACAAGGAAGGAAAGTGGTGCGCTACTTGTCTGCAGAATCACATCTGGGAATGTTATAGGAAGACGGGTGCTTGTTTCAAGTGTGGAAAAGTAGGACATCGGATTAAAGATTGTCATGAAAACAAAGATAAAGGGACTGGACCCAACAAACCAAATGAAAACAAGGCTAACGCTCGAGTATATGCTATAACCCTGGAAGAAGCTCATAACGCCAACGATGTGGTGGCAGGTATGGTTTTACTCAATAAAATGCCTGCTAATGccttgtttgattgtggtgctacgcactCATTTGTGTCTAAAAGATTTGCTAAAAAGCTGAAACTTGAGCATGAAACTCTTAGTGAACTGTTAAGAGTTGCAACACCTGCTAGCAAAACTATTGAGACACAAAAGGTATATCGGAACTGTAAAATTCGCATCGGTAAACAGAACTTTGAGGcagaattgattcaactcaaaATGAATGAGTTCGACATCAATCTCGGAATGAAATGA